The following DNA comes from Bos indicus x Bos taurus breed Angus x Brahman F1 hybrid chromosome 5, Bos_hybrid_MaternalHap_v2.0, whole genome shotgun sequence.
caagggaagaggGAACAGCAAATGCAATGTTTCCGCAatgaatgtgtgcatgtatgttagGAAAGAAAGGTGGAGCACTCAACGGAAAGATGAATGGAAATGAAACAGGAGAGCTCCCCTTACCCTGATTTCAGAGCTGCGGGTGAGCTCTTCCTTCCACTGGTGGCTACTACACATTTATATCCCAGAAGTAAAGAATGAAATAGAATCTCACCATCAATCTACTCCtttctgtgtttaaaaatgtAGCATTCCAAAAGACACAAAGATCTGAACACTCTGACCAAGAAACTGTTTTCATGGTCTGGTAGTAGCAGTGGTCTCTGTGTTGTACCCAGTGACTCAGAGGAGATCCACACCCGTCTcctaggaaagaaaatataactcAGAGCCCACAGAACTTCCCAAACAAGGCCTTATGTCCTCACACTCCCCTGCTTAAAAGAATGAGGTCATTATTACAAATTATTGTCAACTCAGAATTGTCTCACTTCCAAATTacctccttttgcctttagttcTTGTAGAGCCTCAGTCATATTCTTATTCTGGTTTTGGAGCTTCTCTAGGATTTCTATATAAGACAACGAGACTTAACATTAGAGATGACCACACATTTCATCCGATTTTGTACTATTTGAAGAGtcataataataacaatggtCAACAGGCACAGTGTACAAATAGTTTTAGTCCAGTTCCCTTCCCTACTTAATTAGCTTCATCTCTGCCTGAAATAATCAGGTGCTTAGAAATTAGCGTTTTAAAATGCGCAATTTAGTGATTATAGTCAGCAGTACTGTATTATAAGCTCAAAATTGCTAAAGGAATAGATCTCAGTTATTGtcaacacaaaaaatgaaatgacaacttGTGTCATAATAAAGGCATAAGCTAATGCTATTATAGTAACCATATTGCGATATACAAATGTTTCAAAACCACACATTGTACAGCTCAAAATTACACAAAGTTATGTgttaattacatttcaataaaaaaaaaaaaaagaaaccaggtTTTTAACATGATGAATCACTAAGGGATTCTCAGGTTGTTCATTTAATTATTCAATATAGGTTCAATATCTCAAAGGAAAAAACTAACATTTTAATGCAAGGCCTTTGTAAAATACTTATCTACactatttttgtattaaaatttaattagcaTAAAAGAAGCCTTATGATAATTATTATAAACACCCCCTCCTTAGGAGGCACTTACAAACTATGACAATGCCATTGATTTCCAGATATTTGTATTCTTCCATTTTCATGCTCCCTGAACATTTTGCACATACTTCTCCTGCACACTTTGAAACTTTTGTTTATGTTTGGTTTATATGTTTTCTCTAAGCTTCCCGAGGGCAGGGTTCATATTGTATTTATCATTGATCACCAGCCAAGTGGCTGGCACCTGGTGTGCATTGAATAAATGTGCATGCTTAACTGAGTGAACAAGTTAGTTAACTAATACAAGAGGATACATTTGGTAAATATGAGACTCCTGCAGTTTCAGAAGAtcaatgaagaattaaaaaaaaaaaaaacaagaagccaTCAACACCACTATGCTGCTGTATAAACtcctttttttattatataaccAATCATTTTATGGCTGCAACAAGAAAAACAATCTAGCATTCTGTAAAGataatttgttctagttctaaAATTACCTTTATTTTGGTCAAGAAGTTTTTGAACCTGaataaattttttctctttgttttggaAAGACTCATTCCATTGGTTAAAGCTCTTCATCTTGCTCTCTGATTCCTGAACACTTTGAAAGTCTAGAACAAGAATTCcagataaatataaaacacatgCTCAGTTATGAAATGGTAGAGAGACTGtgaagcttaatttttttttgaagcttAATTTTTGTAGCATATCCTTAATAAAGTTcccaaaaaatgttttaacaacTATAATAAGATATTTAGCTAAATATGTTTCCATTTATCCACTGTTACTTTTAAAGTCTATACCTAAATCTAAAATATCATCCTAATTCCTTGTAAGATTGAACGTATGCTTATATTAACAGAACAATGCTTCAGCTGAATTAAAACAGATGACAATGAGACTTGACAAAGCCAAGTCTCAAATAAATCTTTTGGCATCATGACTTGATGTAATGTGTAGAATTTCACTTTCTAATCAAATCTTAAAGTTCTGAATTTCAAACTAACGTTATCAATGTGAAAACACTATACTTAAATAACTAGTTGTGAACAACTTTAATACTAATTAAAATATTCTGTTCATCTAATTTATGATGCTGGAGAAATGGGCAGTATGAAGAAATTGTAAAAgaagttactttttattttcagagtaAAGACGTTACATATTCACTGAGCTTGATATCTTAGTAGGTTGTAATCTtcaaaataatcttcaaaataatGATTCTGTGATTATAGTAGTATAATCACtactattaatatcttctgcagtAATTTCAATCATATAATCTCCTTGGGAAAAAATGATTATTGAGAGCTCACAAGGTTaaattcattcataaaataaaaaatgtaatatttttatatcatttttttcctgttcttcattCAGTATGGCAATAAAACATTTACCAAAAACTATTATCTGGAAATGATTTAAAGAAACATGATAATCGGACAAAGagtctattatttctttttctccaattaATTGGACTTACACTGGTAACCAAAGAATCCACACAGCATCAAAAGCAGCAGGCTGAAGATTCCCAGGATCACAGGAATTATTCcatagagagagaaggaaaaacgAGAAGCTAAGAAACAGAGTGAGTGAAAAATCAGAGATAAAGTAAGCTCCTGTTATTTGAAAgattaatatcattattttaatattattgtttaagtgctatatattttatgaaaaataatacccAAAGTGTGAATTACTATAAACTATTAGGCTGAATAAGAGAGGAAAAAGTATTTTAGAGGATTTACAGAAAATAATTGATGTAGCAGACCTGATTTCTATCCTGAAAGGCCCGCTTACAAGGCTGGCCATGGCTGGGATCTGGAAACCTACATTTCAGTAGAGTTTCCACAACCACTAATTGATAGTAATGGCTCACCTTGTCTTCTCTGTTTGTACAAACAATGTAGCTTTTGCTTCCCTTTGGGAAGTCTGGAATTTTGTTACATGCCAACCAGATGCTACCTATGGGATTAACCCCCTAATAAATACTCTGAACATTGATTCTCTAATGAGTTTCCCTGGTTGTCAACATTTGACACATTGTCATGATGTATTGCTGGGGGAATTCCTGTGACCTGTGTGACTCTACTGGGAGAGGACTCTAGGAAGGTTGAGCCTGGTCTCCCCCACACTTCACTTCATGcaccttttccctttgctgattATGTTTGTTATCCTTCCATTGTCATAAATCTCAGCTACAAGTACAACTCTATAGGGTCCTGTGAGTTCTCCTAGTGAATCATTAAACCTAGGCATATCTTTGGGGACTTACAGTGCAGGTAAAAAATTTACATACaggtattattaaaattaacctTAAATAttaggtacaaactttcagttcagaCTACATTACCCTCATTCATACAATCAGATACAGAAATGCTTATCAATATTAAATCTGTGCTATTATTAAgatagaactctttttttttcacttgatgaCTTGTAGTAGATTCCCttgatgtgtgcatgctaagtcacttcagtcgtgttggactctttgagaccctatggactgtagcccatcaggctcctctgtccatgagattctccagggaagatactggagtgggttatcatccctcctccaaggagtcttcctgacccagggtacctgaatctcttacatctcctgcattggcaagcaggttctttaccactagcaccacctgggaagcctcattcaTAAAGAATTACAGTAAATCTTAGTGACTGTTTTAAAAGGACAATAGTTGGTTTTAGATGAAACAATATCTATAATTTATTCAATTTCACAAAAGTATATGCTTCATCCCCACATTCTAGAAATTAAACTTTCAGAGATCATTGTTAATAGTTTTTTGTTGGTAAGTTTATTTCCCTCCAAAACAAATGTATAAACTctagtgtaaaaaaaaaagtatttttttttgtatttcaaaaataaagaattgtacttttgaaacaaaatgaaaagctgcCATATTAGAGAATAGTTATTTTTATAACTAATATCCAAATCATTTATTTAACTTTCTGTATAATATAACCTGGTGGTTATCAACCAGAGGAAAGTTTAATCCCCAGaggacaatattaaatatttggaGACACTCTTGATGTGATTATTGAGGGTCAGGTAGTACTGACATCTAGTGCATAGATGTcaaaaagatgctaaacattcTACAATCACTAACCAAGAGTCATCTAGTCCAAAATGTTCTTAAacctgaggttgagaaaccctccTCTATTAAATTATGTTGGTTAATTATGATCAAAAAGAGGTATCATGTAATAGggttttatctttgtcttttttacaCATTTTCTGAGTTTTAAACCTTGATCAAGTTCTCTGTTTTATGTAAGAAAACAATTCTAAATGTGGACCATGGCTTCTTCCATGTTTAACTATGCTCCTTCATATATGAAAACGTCAAACCGCTGTCAGAAAATACGCATTTGTTTTACTCCTAAATACATGTTCTAAACATTCTCATctctatattttttctaaattttaaaatttctagataGTAACAATTAGAGAAACATAAAATGGAAGGTGTACCTAAAGATAACAAAGAGAGACCATAAATGAATAAACTCTAGTGTGTCTACTTTACCGTTCACGTTGGTGTGCTCAGGAATTGGGCCCCATTCatcctcaggaggaggaggaggaagggcaagAGATGGTTCCAAGTCCACAATAGGGATGGTCTCTGTCtgctctgtattttcttttaacacAGAAAATATATCATAACTTTACAACTTTGTAAAACAAATGAGATTAGAATTTGAGAACAATTACTATTTCCAAAGATCCctagaaatacaaatattatagaaataaaatcaaagataCTCAAACCACATTTCCACTCAACGGCCCAGCTTTCCTAAAAGTATTTAAGCTGGTTGCTTACACTTTGGACCGAGTCAAGAaataagataattattttttaaaatatgtttaaaagcaATCTTTCAGGTAATCtgggaaatgttaaaaatataatgcTCCTAGAATAATTATAACTAGCATTATATCAAATAAAAACCAccaaaattgtattttcattaaAACGGCATAAGTCATttaggtttaaaaagaaaaaatacctgGAGGTTGTTCACAGTCTGAAGCATCTGACATTCTAGAGCCttttggattatttatttatCCCAAGTGTGAAGAAGAGCTTACAAAGATGTTGGCAGGTGAATGAAGAGTTATCTCTTCCACTTTCTTCCTAGAGTTGATGAGAAGATCAGACATAGTCTCAGGTGGGGCAGCTACTTACAGTTGTATGAAACTAACTAAATTTGGCAAAAAAACCACAGAGGAAATGTGAATCTATAACTGGATATTTTCTAATAGATATACAGAAATAAAGTCATCCCTACTTAACTAAactatatactgctgctgctactgctaagtcgcttcagtcgtgtccaactctgtgcgaccccagagacggcagcccaccaggctcccccgtccctgggattctccagacaagaacactggagtaggttgccatttccttctccaatgcatgaaagtgaaaagtgaaagtgaagtcgctcagtcgcgtccgactcttatcgaccccatggactgcagcctaccaggctcctccgtccatgggattttccaggcaagagaactagagtggggtgccattgccttctccaaactataTACAACAAGCCTTTAAGTATCATCTGGTTTGTTTAGGTAATAGTCCATTGCTCCAGAAATTAACTAGGAAAAGCCATTATCATAAATAACACAACTGAGTATTCTAGAGTGAAATGTTTCATGAAACTTGAGTATGAAGTAAGGGAAGATACAAATATAAGGAAACTAATTAGAAAAAGGAGTAACACTGGAAATAACATCTGTTCGTTAAAGGTAGATTTAAACGACTGCCTATATAACATGGCACTTGAAGAtggaaatcacaaaataaaatctgcacgTCCACATAGTGACAGATTGGCTTAAAGTTTTTTGATACTACCCCCACCCAACTTTGTttcaaaggaaaagcaaattCTATTCATATAAATATGGTTGGGTTAACCACCAAAATCAACCTTTTACTCTTCACTGCTCAACTGAAAAAAAGTTCAATATTTGCAGTGGGAATAAATAGATAATGTacacaaacaaaaatagacataAGATTTTTCTCATTGGGTTTATAACCTCATAGAAACCAATGTATGTTCAAGTCTGGTTGAAACCACACAAGATACCTCAGATACAGGCAGTGGTCATGTTTCCCATCCTCCTGTGTCCAGTTCAGATCAAATGGTTTTACAAGTAATCCTAAAATAGAccacattttatcatttaatgtATGAAAACACAAGATTGGTTGACTAAAAAGAATATTATAACCTTACTCTTCAAAGATCTCAGTAAAGCCAGGGATGGAGAAAGCAGAGACTTCATAAAAAATATTCTACACTGACTTTCTGCCTATATtgtaattcaattttattttgtttactttctaactctaaatttaaaaatatgattatgtTGCTTTGGGTCAGGATTCAGAtaagttggaaaaaataaaaagtattaatcATTAATGTGTGAATATCACTTATAAGCcaatatgaaaatattatatgGACATACACAGTATCCTATTCTTGGGTAGTTCTATTATATTAGCATGAAGTAAATTTTATTGTACTATAGCCCTGTGATATGATTAACCACCTCTCCACTTGGGTGGTTATATATCCATGTGTTTCAAAGACAGAACACTTTACAGAATAGTTAGAAGGAAGGTTCTAATAAGTTTTGTTATGTTTAGGAGCAAAAACCAAATAGAACAGTAGTGGGCACTTATAATGGcatataaaaaagggaaaaaggaaggaaaatgagggggaacaatataaaaagaagaataaaaaacaagaagaaacaatatatgcaaatatgttTAATTCAATGAATATAGAAAATTATTGACACTGGTGATCACAGGCAAATGGACTGTGGATAATTATTAGGCCTCATATtatattgcatatttatttatcatgttttaaaagaaattctaatAGATAtagggaaataaaatcaaagagtgatttgacattaaaaaattcaTGTTGTGAACAAATTTTCTTAAACAACACTCATGACAGTATTATATTTGAGaaccataaatattaaaaaatatatgtccatAAACTAAGGATTGGTCAATTCCCTATTAATATAATGAATATTATACATCCAATATAATCACCTTATTGAAATCTTCTTTATGACACAGGCGTATGTTAGTATAGGTAAATTTACTGAATTAAAAAGACTACATCTAACTAAAAGAGTTTCTGCATATCAGGGCAAATGAAAataccaacaaaatgaaaaga
Coding sequences within:
- the LOC113893632 gene encoding killer cell lectin-like receptor 5; this translates as MSDASDCEQPPENTEQTETIPIVDLEPSLALPPPPPEDEWGPIPEHTNVNASRFSFSLYGIIPVILGIFSLLLLMLCGFFGYQYFQSVQESESKMKSFNQWNESFQNKEKKFIQVQKLLDQNKEILEKLQNQNKNMTEALQELKAKGGDGCGSPLSHWVQHRDHCYYQTMKTVSWSECSDLCVFWNATFLNTERSRLMCILKLLAVNQTWLGLSYKEKDNEWKWEDGSLPSGLKWSLPKPSMDFQGKCVYAGVHTVGIDNCTMSSSCLCEKPVCA